Part of the Nicotiana sylvestris chromosome 2, ASM39365v2, whole genome shotgun sequence genome, TCATGCTCCACCTTTTATTTGGTGTGGACTTTACAAAATATTACTAGTACTTAAATAAAATGTATAATTTATTATAATATTTATAGTAATTAGTGTATATTcttaataaatttaaaaaataatttgaaataaataattaatattaAAGGTATTTTTTGAATACTTGACAACTAAAAATAGACGAAGGGAGTAATATCTTTTGCTGTAAATGGACAAGGATGAGCCAAAAATAACAAAAACCCACCAATTAAGACTTGTTCACATGCATTAATTTCTGTTGCTTTTATCTTTGTCAGGATAAAGTTAGCAACGTACAAAAATCTTATTTTAGCTTTTTGACATATAATCAAACCGAGCAAATCTCATTTAAGCCCTTAATcttttgaatttaaaaaatatatcCTATTCACCTTTTGAATAGGACGATGACCAGTTTGATCTTAATCAACAGCCAAAAATGAACTAAATGATTCTATAAGTTTGATTTATGGCAAAAATTTTCCTTTTCACATTAAATAATAAATTCCTTCAGCAAACAATATTGGCATATTTTGCTTATTCAGACAAATACTTTAACTTTGATATAATAATATTTATAAAACTTATATCAAGGTATATAAAGGAAAAAAATGTCCACCAAGTAGAGTTTCCCTAATAACTTACATAATGAGAAGGAGAAAGATATATCGTATCACGATAATACCCCAAAATAATTTGATACCTAATTAAAGTAAGTTGCTAACATTTTAACCATTTTATTCCTAATTTATTTGACTAAAGTTGgatttccttaattaatttggCTTTTCTTCTCTAAAATTTCTAATTTCCATAATCTAAGGCTTGCTAGTTTAGGCCATGAATTACCGCACATGTAAATGTAATCACGCTAATCATGAGAGTATTAGCTATGAAACAAGAACTGTGATAATTAATATTCTTACCCAGATCATATGCGGATTCAGAATTTAAACTTTATGAGTTTAATTTTTAAGGTTCTtagcattgaacccattatatttttaaaattatgggttcataTATACTATTTGTTACAAATATAATGAATTTTACACATAAGTTTATAGTTCAAATCGAAAATTATGAATTCAATTGAACCCGTAAATTTAGTGCTATGTCCGCCCTGCAGTAGATGAATATATTTTCGCACACTAGTCTACTGACAATTCTTTTCTAATTCATTGTGGAAGAGGGATATGTAAAAACTTAAACGTgtaaatttaaaagaaattaacgTTTTTTTCCCTTTGGGGACAACACGGAGAAAGGAAAAGGTTCAAGATTgccttttatttttctaattgtATGTATAGTGGTTTTGCGTCTCAAATACTTTTCACGTTCTGCTTGATCAATATGTTGCTTAAAAGGATTCTTGGTAGTGGTAGGAAcaatcctttttttcttttggcttaTTTTCCTTAGAAACTTCAAAGGCATACATTAGGAAAAAAAGTTTATTTGGGCGAACTTTTGCCTTGTGTTAGCCGAAAGATTGATCAATGGATCTAACTCTCATCTTTTTCCTTAAAGTTAAATCcatatcaaagaaaagaaaacacaATTACATTTGTTGTTAGATAAAAACGAGGGAAGAGAACAACAAGTTGTGTACCTTTTTGTCGCAGCGGAAATTGTTAAACTCACGATTAAAAGAATTGTCCCAAGTCGAACTTTGAATCTCTTGGAAACAAAGTTAGAATTTCACGAATTAAGTGTCTTTTATCCTTATGTGGTTTTTTTTGAAGCAGAAGGAAGTTTCTGTTTTTCTCTATCttattgagaagaagaaaattTACGTGATATATATAAAAGAGAAGTTAACCCACATTCAAAAACCGATTAACCCCATCACTATTTAAATGTGTATGGTGATTTTTTTGTGTGTAATTTTCTTTTACCTTATCTCTTTTAAATGGGTCGGGTCAGCCCACATGGAGCGACCCGAGATCCAAACTCAATATCCAACATCTCCCACTTCGGTCATGGTGGGCCATAGCCGAACCAATTTTATGTCAATAACACACGTAATTCATATAGACAAATAGTTTGTGCGACCTGCGAGCATTAAGAGCAATAGTATTTCAAACTCATTAAAGTTGTACCAAAGctccatgtaaaaatccaatcACATATGGAAAGGCTGCATTACCAACATGAGGATCTTATTACTCGCAATACCCCAGACGCCATTCTCTACTCCAGTAGTAGTTATTTGATCCCTCATCCTCGGAAGAGGTGAACTCGAGTTTAAATATAACGTTGTACCCACAATTACACTAAATACCCTCATGGTAAGTGTAATGGTCGACCTGTAAATACAAGCTATCACTAATTTTAATTGTCTTCCCTTTCCACTCAAATCTATTCATTCCAGATCAACTGCTTTCCTAGACATGCACTGCATTGCCGAATCGCTCAAAGCTATTAGTGCTATGCTAATGTAGCAACATCGATTGGCACTTCAAGATACAGCAAAAGGTCAAAGGGTATTTCAGTAAAAGTTAATATAACTTTTCGGGATCTCACACAATGAAGAAGCAGGGATCCATTCTTCTATTATCCCATTGGTCGCTAGCACACGTGGTATGAAACACATGTTATGGTGTTCTCACCTTATATTGACACGTGTTTCTTGTTTTTTTAATCATTCAATACCATACAGATCTTGGTCTAGACACCTTCAAGTGTCTAACCCGAGTTTCTCACTTCAATAATTCTCAAACCATCTTCTTAGAGAAACTCGTATCTGGCTTACAAAAACAAGTCATAATCGAATAATGAAATTCGTAAGTTGTCAAGAACAACCTCTACAAGTAAATATAACCCCGCATTATCCAAGGTTCTATAAGGTCTCATCTCTTCACGATTCTTAACGTAAGAGGCGATTGCTCGTGTGAGAGAGCCAATCTCGCGACTTGTTCGACACACTTTATCAACAAAAACATTCATCACATACATACGAGATATAAGCATAATTCAAGAGTCAAATATTAATGAGCATATTATAACACTAAAGTCATTTTACAATACATAAATATATTCATATCCTTCGCAAACCTATAGCCATAATATATTTCTCAAACAGGTCTCTAGATATCACCTTTGTAAAAGGATCAGCTACCATGTTTCGCGTAGGAATGTACTGTAAATTTATGTCTCCACTTGCTACCATGTCTCTTACAAAGTTATACTTGATGTCAATGTGTTTGATCTTGCTGTGATACTTAGGATCTTTTATATATGCAATagccgcttgactatcacaatataGAGTCATGGGACCTTGGGAGTTCTTTGTAATATCCAAATTCTCAAAGAATCTCTTCAACCAAACAACTTCTTGTACTGTAGACGCACAAGCCACGAACTCAGCTTCCATCGTTGAAAGGGTTGTGCAGGTTTGTTTCTTACTTTTCTATGATATAGCACCACCATTAAGTAAGAAGGCATAACCGGATGTTGATTTTCTATCATTCCGATCACCAACCCAATCAGCATTTGTATATCTTTTGTATAAATCATTTCCACTATAATATATTGAATAATCTACAGTTCCCTTTAGGTATCTGAAAATTCTCTTCACAGCTTTCCAATGATATCTTCCAAGATTGGATTGATACCTGCTAACCAGACCTACGGTATAACAAATGTCTGGGCGAGTAGACCTCATAGCGTACATCAAGCTCCCGACAGCACTTGAATATGGAACTCGAAACAtgtcttccttttcattttcagtcTTGGGACACATTTCAAGGCTTAAAGTTTCACCTGTCGCTATAGAAGTATCCATGGATTTGCAACTATTCATGCGAAAGTGCTccaaaattttctttatataagTTTCTTGAGATAAAATCAATAACTTCTCTTTGGATCTTAACTCCAAGGATATAGTCTGCCTCGCCCATATCTTTCATGTCAAATGACTTTGAAAGCCATGACTTGATagttttcaaatactccaaattATTTTCGGCCAATAAAATATCGTCCACATAAAAAGAAAGAATTACAAACATCACATTGGACTTCTTCACATAAATGAAATGGTCTTCATTTATCAAGGTGAAATCATACGAGATCACCTCCTTGTGAAATCTCAAATACCATTGCCTTGAAGATTGCTTCAGGCCATTACCACGTCCATTTGATGTAATTCCAAATCCAAACGTGCAACAATAGCCAAAAGTAAGTGAATTGAGGTAAACTTCACAACTAGTGAAAATGTTTCCTCATAATCTATTCCAGCTTCTTGAGTAAAGCCTTTTGCCACCAATTGTGCCTTGTATCTTTTTATTGACCCATCCGCTTTGCatttaactttgaaaaatcaTTTGTTCCCAATGGCTCTATGCCCAGGCGGAAGGTCAACTAGATCCCAGACTTTGTTGGTTTTCATGGACTCTAATTCTTCTTTCATTACTTTCATGCACTTATCTTTTTTAGGGCTCGATAAAGCCTCCGTCACAAAATTTGGTTCATCCATTTCCGTGGGAGATACCAATAAAACATAATCTTTAATGTCATAAGTACGTTTGGGTATATTTTTCCTAGCACTCTTTCCTAGTTGAAATTCAGGTTCGTCAGAAGGATTTTGGGATTGAGAATTCCCACTCCTACTTGGATCAAGAATAAGATCTTGATCAATTTGATTTTAACTATGTCAGAAGACACTTGCCGACATCTGAGTTCAACATTTCATAGACAGGCTCTCCATTCTTTACCTCGCCATTCTTTggaaaattattttccaaaaaattgaCATCTCGCGATTCAATCTTAGTAACACTTCCATCCTCTAATTCACCAATGAACACATACCCTTTGGAGTGTTCTGAATATCTTATAAAGATACATTTCTTGTCTTTTGGACCTAATTTACCAAATTTGCTAAAAGAATTTTTTACATATGCAGCACAACCCCAAGGTCGTAAATCCTTTAAGTTTGGTTTATGACTAGTCCATAGCTCATAAGGAGTGGAAGAAACTGATTTAGAAGGAACTTTGTTCAATATGTAAGTTGCAGTCAATAATGCATCTCCCCAAAAAGAGATAGGTAAATTTGTCTGCGCCATCATGGATCGTATCATGTCCAATAGTGTTCTATTCCTCCTTTCTGCTATACCATTTTGTTGAGATGTGTACGGAATAATTAACTATCTGGTGATTCCCTTTTCATTGCACAATTCTTCAAATTCTTTTGAAAGATATTCACACACTCTATCGGTTCTTAAGATCTTAATCCTTTTGTCTAATTGATTCTCAACTTCATTCAAATATTTCTTAAAGCATTTAAGTGCTTCAGATTTATGAGAAATCAAATAGACATAACCAAAGCATGTGAAATCATCAATGAACGTAATAAAATATATAGCACCAGACCCAACCCTCACATTCATTAAAACACAGATATCAGAATGGATTAATTGCAATGGAAAATTAACTCTCTTAGCCTTTCCAAATGGTTTACGTGTAATCTTTCATGCAAGACAATTTTCACAAGTTGGTATTTCAATTTTCGAGAAAGAACCTAGATGTCCTTCCTTAGACAATCTATTAGTTCCTTCCCTATGTGACCTAATCTTGCATGCCATGTGATAACATCAACATCATTGTTACTAGAACAACATTCCATAACACAATGGTCAACATAATAGTTATATGTAGAAGGATTACAATCTAACACAATAAAACCATTATAACGATGTACGAAACTATAAAAAATATTGTCTTGAGTAATTCTAAGACCACTGCGActaaagttaaaattgaaatgtaaatctAGAAGAACAGACGCAGAGACTAAGTTTCGTCGAATCTCTAGAACATACAGGACGTTATGCAACATCATAGATCGGCCATCACGCATGTCCATTCTCTAAGCGCCTATCCATTTGGCTTCAAGCTTTGCATTATTTCCCACATATACATGCTTTAATCCAGGTGAAACTCGACGAAACTCTATGAACGCTTCTCTATCACGGCTCACATGCTCGGTGGTCCTTGAGCCTAAAATCCACACTGGATAAGATTCAGTTAGCAAAACAGTGCTAGAAACATATATAGCACTAAGAGATGCATTTTGAAATGTTACCTTTTTCGGCTCAATGCACTCACGAGCAAAATGCCCTAAGACTTGGCAATTGTAGCACTTTATCTTGCTTTTGTATTTCTTCTTATAAAACCATTTTCCTTTCTTGAAATTTGGcttgtttcttttcttggagGATCCTTCTCTGGTCTCCTTACCCTTTCTGTCATTTTTGCAGTTTCTCTTGCGCTTGAAGCTTGATCTCTTTGTACCACTTGATTTTGCCACAAAGGCAGTAGGTACAGCTTTAGTAGCATCAAGCCACTCATTTTCAGGCTCCACATGACGGGCAACATCAGCAAAAGTTTTGATGCTATCATTGTGGGTCAAGTTAAACTTCAAATGTTCCCAATTATTAGGAAGAAACCGAATCACTGCCTGAACCTGCCGCTCATCAGAGAGAATATGACCAACACTTTTGAGTTGAGCAATCATATTTGACATCACCCTTAAATGTTGCTTGACTTTGTGATCATGCTGTTTTTTGTACGTGTCAAACTTGATTGTCAATTGTCGAAGGTGAGTCACAGTTGTACCTATATATGCCTCTCTTAAATGTGCCCACATGGCTTGAGAAGTAGGATATTGCTCATATTCGTGGATGAGATCATCAACAACTGAACATACAATAATTCCATGTGCAGTGGAATCTTTCTTCTTCCAAATATTGTAAGTTTCCATATCCCTCCTGTGTTGGGCAGTGTTACCCTCCTTTAGGTGACTCATAGTATGGTTAATACTTTCTTAGAGTACATACCACATTTTACGACTCCAGATGTCGTAATTTTTACCATTCAATTTGTCACCCTTGTTCAAGTCAGCAATGATACTTTTTGATGCTATGTCTGTTATTAAAGACAATATTACAAGTTTAACTCATCAATATATACTTTAGTTAATTTATGCATGTGATTGAACACTCAAGTAAATTAATTATAATATTAATTCTACATTTAGTATAGAATCGAACAGTCACTACATTTCCATTCATCATCTATatctaaatattttaattaatattaaaaatcaCTTCTTAGTGTGTACTTTATTTCAAGTCTCAATCCATTACAAAAACATGATAAACAATGTATGTAACTGGTGAGACAAGTAACATAATTTAAATTTCATTAAGATAAAACACATGATATTTGGCTCAAGGCTCTCGAAGAAAGTCCGCTAAAATAGCTAATGCTTCCCAATCAGTAATTTCTATGTAATTAGCCAATTCAACTCTTTTTAACTAAAAAAGTTGTGCATATTCAGGAATGAAAACATCAGGGCCCATTTTAAATTCCTTAAACTCCctaaatttcttttctcttttccttcgtTCAACCCTTCGATCCCTTAACTCATTTTGTCTCGCCCTTGCGACATTCCTGATCACTTCAGGCTCCGAGTCTGAATCATTATAGAAATAAGTCATGCGACGACGTACCCTTCTACCTTGTCCCTTCCTTGACTTCGAGAACTCCCACTTGGAGTAATATGAACTTGTCCCTGCTCAGCCATATCTGAAATAGGACcaagaaaacaataaaaatggCTACAATCATCCAATGTGACAACATATGTTACAATAACTCGTAGAAGTATATCAATTTAAGGGATTAATGCTAAACTAATTTTCTATATTAAGAAGCTATTAAGATATATTAAGGCCAGTTTATATCAGTTCATGGTCcacacaaagaaaaattcttTTCAGGCAAGTTTCGGTTGTTATATACAATCCATACTTTCAAGATTTGAATTTACTAAATATCTTTTGTCGTTCCTATCTTTACCGTCTTTCCACTATTTCACCAATTAAGAAAggacaaaagagaaagaaatggaAAAAATAGAACTAACACACGTTGAAATATCTTTCTCTAGCAGGATGCAGACATCTTTTGACCAATATGAAACTTAAGTTACATTTCCATTTGCCATTGTTTCTGCCATTCATTCACATATGAAATAAGTTTTAACACTTGGACTAATATTTATTATTACCATGGTCCATAGGCATGCCAAATTAGTATTACTACTAATTAACATTAACATAAGACTAAATTAAAGAAACAGATCCTATAACCTAAAACACTTAAGGGGAATTAGGAGATCTGCCCATGTAAGAGTTGAGACTGAGTTCAACTCTGCTGCCTCATTCTTTCCGTCTAGAGTTAGAGTCATAGGATATAAAGAATTGTCAACAACACTTTTCTGACCAAATTAATTATGGTCAAGTTCTATAGGACATATCCTAATGCTTACAGAAAAAGAAGTCTACGgcgcaaaaaataaaaaaaatatcagcTCCTTATTTAAATAAAGATTATCGGTAACGAAGTATATATCATGGTGGC contains:
- the LOC138885967 gene encoding secreted RxLR effector protein 161-like translates to MDTSIATGETLSLEMCPKTENEKEDMFRVPYSSAVGSLMYAMRSTRPDICYTVGLVSRYQSNLGRYHWKAVKRIFRYLKGTVDYSIYYSGNDLYKRYTNADWVGDRNDRKSTSGYAFLLNGGAIS